The genomic segment tttaaatataattaaaaatgaagcattttggaattcaaagaattaatttaaaactcaaaattttcattttttttctttcctgcATTCTTTTATAATATACATTACTATTAATAGTAAGAAAAccatatttaaaacttaatttaacaaTGAGACACaccttaaatataattaaaaaatattttgaaattcaaaaaactaaattaaaactcaaaGTTTCCATTTTTACTTccatacatttttttataatatatattagtttatataCCCGTGCGACGCACAAACAGTGGCGAAACTAGGGGTTGGCAGGGGCCCTAGACcccctaaaatgaatttttttcctatgacccctttaaaattttaaattaataaatataaaattatacttttgccccctaaaaatataataatttaatttaatcctttaaaaattataaagatatagtctATTAAAATAGTGAcccctaaaaatattttcttatgtgtatcaaataaaaaaatgttaaactattttataatttaatctttctTCTTTCTATTTTGGAAATAATATTTGTACAGactgtttcaaaatgtttgatttagtGAGATTTAATTGGATACATGTCAAAGATTTACCAACTAAAATGAAAGTTTtgaaagtattttattttatatttagaatttaataaaatattgacCTGAAATCATATTTATAAAAAGGAAGTCTTTTGTAACTCATACAAAACTCTAAGTTGTCATAATATAAAtacaaattatttcattttactaatttctaaaatcatttttataacatataaatatataattaattaaaaacaataaatttatatatctaattatcttgaaattaaattgtccaaatattaattaaataatatattttatgataatttttaaatttaatcaaataatcaaaaataaaattttaagcaaGATTAGATATACTTgattaattatatacatataaatatattaaattttaatcaaatcatttctaaattatgtgtttaaaaaatattgattttatctatagctttttaaatttaaattgcttaataaatttatccatttatcttaaatttaaattaaataaaaatgttaagataaatattatttatttttatgataattttatattacgttttttaattatatttatgtaaattaaatttttatgaaattttaagttttttaatgtaaaaatatttaaaaaataatttttaaaataaaaataatgcttttgaaaagttacCATTCCTATCTTTAGAAAAATCACTTTTTTAGCTATATTTATCATCCCCAAAGTAAGTTCCTTTCATtttacattttgaaatttatttaaaacatagcattatatatttaaatttgtaagAGTTATATTATCTAAATAttcttcaaattaaattttacaaactacttatattaatattttatattaattgctCAAAAAGtatttagaatttatatgaatTGTATTGTGTATAATATATGTAAGGTATTTAAAATTAGTGTCTGTACAtcagattaaagagcaaattaatcattctgttaaaaattcatcaatttcAAGCGTTAAAAGCTGGCCTTTATATATCAACATTCACTGTCTGATTATTTCGCAATCACACCAgcttttaacaatataaataggTGAATTTTTTTCATAGGAATggccaatttactctttgatataACATACAGAGACTAATTTacttaactttttttaatataaaaaataaaatgtaatataatatcTTTTATCATGATCCCATATCACTCCTACATTAGAGTTGGATAGGTATATACATTAATATTTCTAGTATAGGTTCATcaagtaaaaaattaaagaaatggaaagcaaacaaaaggaacaaaaaaataaaacatagtgaAGAGGGTAAATTAAAGCCTCTAAACGCTTCTCTCCATCATTTCTTGATACCTCTTGAAAGACAAGAGCTTCTGCAAGCGCATTTGTTTGTAAAACCTGGTTATGAACAAGTCAGCAACGTGGTCGATCTCGTCTTCTAACCTGAAATCCTCTCCTTCTTCTTTGGAGTTCCTCACCATCTCAATGATGGACCCGCCTTGTGTCTCCGCCTCCAACTCCATTTCCTCATCGAACAAACAATGGGTCAAATCAGGGTACttatcttcatcttcatcaccatcaccatcatcGTCGTATGAATACGGAACTATGGCTTTGCTTTGCTCGTCTTGGTTTTGGTCGTTCTCCTCCTTATCGTCGCCAAGGAGTCCATGAATCTTGTTGGAGATAGAACCAAGCAAAACTGCTTTCTTGCTTTTCATCAATGTCAACATGATCAGTCTGGCTTTGGCTGCATTCATTTTGCTCTTAACAGCTATGGATTTGGCTTTGGCTATGGAACTCGTCACCATAGAAGAGATTACCTGTTTCAAGAAAACAGACGTCTTGTTGTTCTTCATGATTAATTGGAGAATTTGCGAATGAAAGAGACAGCAAGGGAATCAGCTTATCAACAGGTATGAATATGATGCTAACTGTGGAATAAGTTTCCGGAAATGAGTTAGCATTTGATGAAATTATATAGACGTGAAAAGACACTTTTGCTTTGCTTTCTtgccctttttctttttaatattttaaatgttgtcGCAGCTTTTGCTTTGCTTTTAGGAGTGGGGCGGTGAACATGTAGAAAACCAAGGAACCCATTACTTCTTTCTTCGGAAACTCTTGTATCCCTGTATAAGTGTAATCATGTTTGGATCAAACGTGGTATTCTTCCACTTTTTCTAATTATTAGTAATTATATTACTGATTtcacattaaaataataatttattaatatactattaattattatgtaataataacaaaagtaatattgttaatttattgaataattggataaaatgaaaataacattAAGGCATTGGCATGTTTGCATAGGTTGAGGTCTTCGTTCTTAGAATATCCGAATTCAAGTTTCATAATGTGCAAGTTTTAAATCCCACTTTGCACATTTGCTATATATAGGTCTGGTCGGTTGAATGGATTTTTTAAGATTATTATGGCTCCTCATTTGTTTGCGCATGTAATAGCTTAAATCTACTTTTTACTTTGTATTTATGCTTGTAATTGTACAATAATTGAACTATACTTGTAATTACACTATATTTGtagaaataataacaataaactCTTATCAAATTAGTACTTATGTTTTGGGTTAGGCAAACTTAGTGGTTTTCTGAATTTCTATCAACacgatcttctccgctattcCCAAACCCCAGGTTTGCTTAGAATGTGGGCTCTAAGTTTACAAATTggttaacaaaataaaaaactttattGATGTTCCAGTAGGGAAGATTAGATTCTCTTTATGTGCTAGAAACCAAAGTTGAACTCTCTCGAAGAATAGAATTTATTAGTAGAACAAATCTCACTATAATTTGACAAAGTGACAACACTCAATGTGGTCTGGTTTGACCTATCCCATAGCCTTTAATTTCAGAGAAAAACATAAGAGTTCCAGTTAAGTAAGAagtaacaaaataattatattttaacgaAAAATACACATGGTTCCAATGGGAGTATGTGGTGGGCAGAAGAAACCCCCTCTAGGACTAAGTTTGCCTCCCATCTCATATCAAATGAGTCATTAGGCCTATCTCATGTATTGGGTATAATTATTTGATTCTCCTTAGACTTTAAACCAACCCAATAACtaatattatatttcaaaatattatttgttttaattaattaaaataaatttaattaattctctcaattaaattattttcttaaatcaattctaattccattaaagtcaTGATGACTTTGCCACACTAGAATCGAggagtaaataaatttaactattttgtTCAATAAAACAACGATGATTAATTAACTTCATTTCcacttcaaacttcaattatttaattaaaatcaattaaataataatttgaataaattaatttaatatctaaGTAACCTCTTTCTTGtggtgagaaaacacattcactGCGAATAGTGATACATGTGATCTATTTCtctaattctttattttcatttactTATCCCATTGATTCAAGTGTAAATCGTCAACGGTTGTGTTGGACTAGCGGAGCGGGGGGACTGATTGAACATGTATAATTGGGTTAAAATATTTTGCAATTAAGGTTCGACTCGtcatctattaattacaacattatttagtcatgaagttaAATCCACTAAAAGTACCCTGACTTAACTCTGTCCATTATAAACCACTACGAAAGCAACTTGTTAAGTGTTTGTCCAATGACTctgtcatatgtgtgttaccctcataaaatatccttaatctttttgtGTTAAATTCGTTCACCCAATGTGATCCCTTTTTATCTCATGTTAATCATTACATATTCCTTcgtgaaaagtcaattactaacacttagtaattaaattatttgtccTAGGCAAATGACCCGGGGCCATGTTACTTTTTCATCAACCAAGTAATGGTTGGAAGAATCAGTTTGAAAATAATGTTTGTGAGCATATtggaagtttaaaaattttatttgaaatcgaacggttgtgatatttatagcaataaacctatTACCTGAATTATACATATGTTTTTGGATTAGGTGGGCTTTGTCGTTCCTT from the Gossypium hirsutum isolate 1008001.06 chromosome D09, Gossypium_hirsutum_v2.1, whole genome shotgun sequence genome contains:
- the LOC107890186 gene encoding uncharacterized protein, with amino-acid sequence MKNNKTSVFLKQVISSMVTSSIAKAKSIAVKSKMNAAKARLIMLTLMKSKKAVLLGSISNKIHGLLGDDKEENDQNQDEQSKAIVPYSYDDDGDGDEDEDKYPDLTHCLFDEEMELEAETQGGSIIEMVRNSKEEGEDFRLEDEIDHVADLFITRFYKQMRLQKLLSFKRYQEMMERSV